Genomic window (Bacillus vallismortis):
ATTTCTCCTAGATAATCGTTTGTCTCTAAAAGAAAAGTTGTTGTCGAGCCAACAATGATACCAATAATGCTTCCAAAAATAATCCATCGAACAAGAACTGAAAAAAAGTTTTTATATCTTAGTATGATTTCATTCATCCATTACCCTCATTTCTAGCCGCATAACTTATGTAAGATTCTGATACGCTTGTTTGATTTGCTTTTGGAAATTGGTGGAGAAACGAATTTACAACCATCTAAGCTAACCGTTTGAACCTATTGTTGCCCATTGTTCAAAAATTGATGATCGAAATTTTAATGAAAAAGGAAAAGCTTCTACATGATCAGCTCTTACATAGGCAGTGGCGAATGGTGAAAACCTGGCTGAAGGCCGCAGCCAAGTCCGGGTGCAGATATCTTGTATGGCTGTGCATGCCGCAAGCGGAATTTCGTAAGTGAAGCGGCTTCGGTATATGCTCCTGCTTGCTCTGATTCGGTCTACATCGGTCTTTGTGTTGAATTGTAACTAGGGAGCGTTTTTCTATAATGCTGCCCGCCGGCTTGTACGACGGGCTTTTGAGTTATTCATTGCAGAAGCACAGGCTGTTATTGTAAGATGTAAGCCAAAGCCATTCGTAAAAGTGCGGGAGGAAGGTCATGAATAATCTGCGTAATAGACTTTCAGGCGTGAATGGGGAAAATAAGAGAGTAAAAGAAAAAGAACAAAAAATCTGGACGGAGATTGGGATGATAGCGGGAGCGTTTGCACTCCTTGATGTGATCATCCGCGGCATTATGTTTGAATTTCCGTTTAACGAATGGGCTGCAAGCCTTGTGTTTTTGTTTGTTATGATCTTATATTACTGCATCAGGGCAGCGGCATCTGGAATGCTCCTGCCGAGAATAAACACCGAAGAAGAATTGAAAAAACGGGTGAAGCAGCAGCGATTAGATTCAATTGCAGTTGCTTTTGCGGTAGTGATGCTCACGATGTACGACAGGGGGATTCCCCATACATTCTTCGCTTGGCTGAAAATGATCCTTCTTTTTATCGTCTGCGGCGGGGCACTGTTTCTGCTTCGGTATGTTATTGTGAAGTGGTCTTACAGAAGAGCGGTAAAAGAAGAAATAAAGTAGAAATCATCTTAGGTGAGATGGTTTCTTTTTTTTTGTTTGGGAAAACGGCTCATGTTCCGGGCAGCGTTTTCTAGTTGGATAGGCACATGGATTTGAATTCACTCTACTAAGTTGTTTTGATAGAGTGATTGTGATAATTTAAAATGTAAGCGTTAACAAAATTCTCCAGTCTTCACATCAGTTTGAAAGGAGGAAGCGGAAGAATGAAGTAAGAGGGATATGTTTGACTCCGCATTAAGTCTTTAATAATTAAATAAGGAGTGTCAATAATGTTTGAAAAACGATTCAAAACCTCTTTACTGCCGTTATTCGCTGGATTTTTTCTGCTGTTTCATTTGGTTCTGGCAGGACCGGCGGCTGCGAATGCTGAAACAGCGGACAAATCGAATGAGCTTACAGCGCCATCGGTCAAAGACGGGACCATACTTCATGCCTGGAATTGGTCATTTAATACGTTAAAACACAATATGAAGGATATTCATGATGCAGGATATACAGCCATTCAGACGTCTCCGATTAACCAAGTAAAGGAAGGGAACCAAGGAAACAAAAGCATGTCGAACTGGTACTGGCTGTATCAGCCGACATCGTACCAAATTGGCAACCGTTACTTAGGTACTGAACAAGAATTTAAAGAAATGTGCGCTGCTGCTGAAGAATATGGCGTAAAGGTCATTGTTGACGCTGTGATCAATCATACCACCAGTGACTATGCTGCGATTTCTAACGAGATTAAGAGTATTCCAAATTGGACTCATGGAAACACACAAATTAAAAACTGGTCCGATCGATGGGATGTCACGCAGAATTCATTGCTCGGGCTGTATGATTGGAATACACAAAATACACAAGTACAGTCCTATCTGAAAGGCTTCTTAGAACGAGCATTAATTGACGGCGCTGACGGATTTCGCTTTGACGCCGCCAAACATATAGAACTGCCGGATGACGGGAATTACGGCAGTCCATTTTGGCCGAATATCACAAATACATCTGCCGAGTTCCAATACGGAGAAATCCTGCAAGATAGTGCCTCCAGAGATGCTGCGTATGCGAAATATATGAATGTAACAGCATCTAATTATGGACATTCCATGAGGTCTGCTTTAAGGAACCGTAATCTGAGCGTGTCGAATGTCTCCCATTATGCGTCTGCTGTGTCTGCGGACAAGTTAGTCACATGGGTGGAATCGCATGATACGTATGCCAATGATGAGGAAGAGTCCACATGGATGAGCGATGACGATATTCGTTTAGGCTGGGCGGTGATTGCTTCCCGCTCAGGCAGTACGCCTCTCTTCTTTTCCAGACCCGAGGGCGGCGGAAATGGTGTGCGCTTCCCGGGGAAAAGCCAAATCGGCGATCGAGGGAGTGGTTTATTTGAAGATCAGGCTATCGTTGCGGTCAATACATTTCACAATGTGATGGATGGACAGCCTGAGGAGCTCTCGAATCCGAATGGAAACAATCAGATATTTATGAATCAGCGCGGCTCGCACGGCGTTGTGCTGGCAAATGCAGGTTCATCTTCTGTCACTATCAATACGTCAACAAAATTACCTGATGGCAGCTATGATAATAAAGCTGGAGACGGTTCATTTCAAGTAACGAATGGTAAACTGACGGGCACGATCAATGCCAGATCTGTGGTTGTTATTTATCCTGACGATATCGCAAATGCGCCTCATGTCTTCCTTGAGAATTATAAAACAGGGGTCACACATTCTTTCAATGATCAGCTGGCGATTACCCTGCGTGCAGATGCGAATACAGCAAAAGCCGTGTATCAAATCAATAATGGGCAAGAGACAGCGTTTAAGGATGGAGACCAATTAACAATCGGAAAAGGAGCTCCATTTGGCACAACATACACCGTTACGTTAAAAGGAACGAACGGTGATGGTGTAACGAGGACCCAAGAATACACGTTTGTCAAAAAAGACCCGTCTTCAGCCAAAATTATCGGCTATCAAAATCCAAATCATTGGGGCCAAGTAAATGCTTATATCTATAAAGATGATGGAGGCCGCGCAATAGAGTTGACCGGATCTTGGCCGGGAAAAGCAATGACCAAGAATGCGGATGGTATTTACACGCTGACGCTTCCTGCGGATACGGATACAACGAATGCTAAAGTGATTTTTAATAACGGCAGCGCCCAAGTGCCCGGCCAAAACCAGCCTGGCTTTGATTATGTTCAAAACGGTTTATATAACAACTCTGGGTTAAGCGGTTCTCTTCCTTATTGAGGGAAGTGGAAACTCTCATAGAAACCATCATAGATGGTTTCTCAGCGTGTCGACAAACCCTCGCATTCGTTGTCAGTCCTGCGCGTTGGTGCTCACGAATTCCTACATTCGCTGTGCTCCAATGCTCGTCCTTCCTAGACTTCAAAGATTTTCAATCACGCTGAAAAGATGACAAAATGCTAAAATGGTTTTCATTTTAGCATTTTGTCAACAATCTGAGAAACCATCATAGATGGTTTCTTTTTTGTTCATAAATCAGACAAATCTTTTCTCTTGCAAAAGTTTGTGAAATGTTGCACAATATAAATGTGAAATACTTCACAAACAAACACCGAAGAAAAACAACCCTTGGAAGGATGATTAATGATGAATAAACATGTAAATAAAGTAGCTTTAATCGGAGCGGGTTTTGTTGGAAGCAGTTATGCATTTGCGTTAACGAACCAAGCGATCACAGATGAGCTTGTGGTCATTGATTTAAATAAAGAAAAAGCAATGGGCGATGTAATGGATTTAAACCACGGAAAGGCGTTTGCGCCGCAACCGGTCAAAACATCTTACGGAACATATGAAGACTGCAAGGATGCTGATATTGTCTGCATCTGCGCCGGAGCAAACCAAAAACCTGGTGAGACACGCCTTGAATTAGTAGAAAAGAATTTAAAGATTTTCAAAGGAATCGTCAGTGAAGTGATGGCGAGCGGATTTGACGGTATTTTCTTAATCGCGACAAACCCGGTTGATATTCTGACTTACGCGACATGGAAATTCAGCGGCCTGCCAAAAGAGCGAGTGATCGGAAGCGGCACAACACTAGATTCTGCCAGATTCCGTTACATGCTGAGCGAATACTTTGGCGCAGCGCCTCAAAACGTGCACGCGCATATTATCGGCGAGCACGGCGACACAGAGCTTCCTGTCTGGAGCCACGCGAATATCGGCGGTATGCCGGTTAGTGAACTTGTTAAGAAAAATAATGCATATAAACAAGAGGAACTTGACCAGATCGTAGATGACGTGAAAAACGCCGCTTACCATATCATTGAGAAAAAAGGCGCGACTTATTACGGTGTTGCGATGAGTCTTGCCCGCATTACAAAAGCCATTCTTCATAATGAAAACAGTATTTTAACTGTCAGCACATATCTGGACGGACAATACGGCACAGATGACGTGTACATCGGCGTTCCGGCAATCGTCAACCGCGGAGGAATTGCAGGCATCACTGAGCTGAACTTAAATGAGAAAGAAAAAGAACATTTTCTTCACAGCGCCGGCGTTCTCAAAAACATTTTAAAACCTCATTTTGCAGAACTAAAGGTCAACTAATCGCAACTATAGAGTAAAGGGCTGATTGTCAATGGTTGAGCAGCTGTATGATCCGTTTGGAAACGAGTATGTGAGCGCACTTGTGGCGCTCACTCCAATTCTCTTTTTTCTCTTAGCTTTAACTGTTTTTAAAATGAAAGGCATTCTCGCGGCATTTCTTACCTTAGCCGTCAGTTTCATCGTCTCCGTTTTGGCATTTCATATGCCGGTAGAAAAAGCGATTTCTTCTGTTTTGCTGGGAATCGGAAGCGGGCTGTGGCCGATTGGCTATATCGTCCTGATGGCGGTGTGGCTGTATAAAATCGCAGTGAAAACCGGAAAATTCACTATTATTCGTTCCAGCATTGCCGGCATTTCGCCTGACCAAAGGTTACAGCTATTATTAATTGGTTTTTGTTTTAACGCGTTTTTGGAAGGCGCGGCCGGTTTTGGTGTTCCGATTGCGATTAGTGCGGCGCTGCTTGTCGAACTTGGTTTTAAACCGTTAAAAGCGGCGGCGCTCTGCTTGATTGCGAACGCAGCCTCTGGAGCCTTTGGGGCGATTGGGATTCCTGTGATCACAGGGGCGCAGATTGGTGATTTGTCCGCTCTTGAGCTGTCACGGACATTGATGTGGACACTGCCGATCATCTCATTTTTGATTCCGTTTCTGCTTGTTTTCCTATTAGACCGAATGAAAGGAATCAAACAGACTTGGCCTGCCCTATTGGTTGTGAGCGGGCTGTATACAGCGGTTCAGACACTGACAATGGCGGTGCTCGGGCCGGAATTAGCAAACATCTTGGCGGCCTTATTCAGCATGGGCGGGCTTGCGCTCTTCCTTCGCAAATGGCAGCCGAAAGAGATTTACCGGGAGGAAGGAGCCGGCGAGGCTGGTGAGAATAAGGCATACAGTACCGCTGACATTGCGAAAGCGTGGTCTCCTTTCTACATCTTAACTGCGGCGATCACAATCTGGAGCCTTCCTGCTTTCAAAGCGCTTTTTCAAGAAGGCGGACTGTTGTATCAAACAACGCTTCTTTTTAAAATGCCTTTTCTGCATCAGCAAATGATGAAAATGCCGCCGATTGCGCCATCCGCCACGCCGTTAGATGCAGTCTTTAAAGTCGATCTGCTGTCAGCTACTGGTACAGCGATTTTAGCGGCGGTCATCGTGACAGGCCTGTTCAGCAAAAATTTCTCTTGTCGGGATGCCTTTGCGTCCATGAAGGAGACAGGAAAAGAGCTGTGGGTGCCGATTATGACGATCTGCTTTGTGATGGGGTTTGCCAATCTGGCCAACTTCGCAGGGCTCAGCTCTTCAATTGGGTTAGCACTGGCCAAAACAGGAGACTTGTTCCCGTTTGTCAGTCCTGTTCTCGGCTGGATCGGCGTGTTCATTACTGGTTCTGTTGTCAGCAATAACGCTTTGTTCGGACATTTGCAGGTTGTTACCGGAGCGCAGATCGGTGCTGGTTCTGATTTGCTGTTAGCCGCAAATACGGCGGGCGGGGTGATGGCGAAACTCGTTTCTCCTCAATCCATTGCAATCGCCGCCGCAGCGGTCGGCCAGACAGGCAAGGAATCTAAACTGTTTAAGCGGACAGTGGCGTACAGCCTCATTCTGTTATTGATCATTTGTATATGGACATTTATTCTAGCAAGATTAGGAGTGTAATCAACAAAAGCAGTACATGCCAGCCATGTACTGCTTTTTGGTGTTAATTTGCTTTCTTCGCCATTTCCGCTGTTGTTTTCACTCTGGCTTTTCCCATAAACAAAATGGTAACCGCTGCGAGGATAATTGGAATCAAAGCGAGCAAAAAGATGTACGTGATACTTGATGACATCGCGTCAATGATGCGATTCAGGATCATATCAGGAATTTGGGAGCGTGTTCCCGCTTGGAAAATCTCCTGCGGATCGCCGATATTTTGCGCGGCGCCTGAGCCTGCTGAGCCTTTCATACCGCTGAAGGCATCACTCAGCTTGTTTGTGAACACGTTTGTTTGCACCGTTCCGAAAATGGTGACGCCCAAGGTCATGCCGAATGACCGCAAAAATGAATTTGTAGAGTTGGCCGTCCCCCGAAAGCGAGGTTCAAGATCGTTCATCGATGCCGCCGGTAGCAGGGAAAAATTAAAGCCTACACCAAAGCCGGTAATCATCATAAAGACTGTCAGCCATACCCGTGCCGTCTCCGGTGTCATATTGGATAAAAGCAGCATGCCGATAAAGAAAGCCGTGACAGATATCAGCATCAAATTGCGGAAGCTTGCCTTCGTTTGGAAGATCCCGCCGATCATGCTTCCGATGACTGATCCAATCATCATCGGCGTCAAAATAAAGCCTGCGCTTGTCGCAGAGCTGCCGTAAACCGCCTGAACGAAAATCGGAATAAATACCGCTAAAATAATAAATGTGCCGCCATACAGGAAAGCGAGAATCTGCGCTGTGGCAAACAATCGGTTTTTAAACATCCAGAAAGAAATGATCGGCTCTTCCGCTTTTCTCTCCACAATAAAAAAGGCAATGAAGAAAACGGCGAACACAATAAACAAGCCAATGATCTGAATCGAATTCCAATCGTATGTTTTGCCGCCAAGCTCAAGGGCGAACATCAGGCATACAATGGATACGACCAAAGTAATCGCGCCGCCCCAGTCAATTTTCTGCTTTCTGTGCTCCAGAGATTCTTTGTAATAGCGAATAATGAAAAACAATGACAATGCGCCGATCGGCACATTGATGTAAAACACCCAGTGCCAGCTGATCGCGTCTGTAATGATCGCGCCTAACAGCGGTCCAAGAACACTGGATAATCCAAATACAGCGCCGAACATGCCGGACATCTTACCGCGTTTTTCCGGCGGAAACAAATCAAAGATAATGGTAAAAGCAATTGGCAGGAGCGCGCCGCCTCCAATACCCTGAATGGCCCGGTAGATGATCAGCTGATTCATCGTCTGTGCAATCCCGCATAAAGCCGACCCGATTAAGAAAAAAATAAGTCCAAACAGGAAAAAGCGTTTTCGGCCGTACATATCGGAAAGCTTGCCGTAAATCGGCATTCCGGCCATGACTGCCACCATATAGGACGCCGTTACCCAAGCGAATTTATCGAAGCTTCCAAGATCGGCTACAATGCTGCCCATCGCGGTGGCAACAATCGTATTGTCCATCGCAGACATCAAGATGCCCAGCAGGAGACCGAGGACCACAAATTTGGTGGAAGCCTGCTTTGCT
Coding sequences:
- a CDS encoding starch-binding protein, with amino-acid sequence MFEKRFKTSLLPLFAGFFLLFHLVLAGPAAANAETADKSNELTAPSVKDGTILHAWNWSFNTLKHNMKDIHDAGYTAIQTSPINQVKEGNQGNKSMSNWYWLYQPTSYQIGNRYLGTEQEFKEMCAAAEEYGVKVIVDAVINHTTSDYAAISNEIKSIPNWTHGNTQIKNWSDRWDVTQNSLLGLYDWNTQNTQVQSYLKGFLERALIDGADGFRFDAAKHIELPDDGNYGSPFWPNITNTSAEFQYGEILQDSASRDAAYAKYMNVTASNYGHSMRSALRNRNLSVSNVSHYASAVSADKLVTWVESHDTYANDEEESTWMSDDDIRLGWAVIASRSGSTPLFFSRPEGGGNGVRFPGKSQIGDRGSGLFEDQAIVAVNTFHNVMDGQPEELSNPNGNNQIFMNQRGSHGVVLANAGSSSVTINTSTKLPDGSYDNKAGDGSFQVTNGKLTGTINARSVVVIYPDDIANAPHVFLENYKTGVTHSFNDQLAITLRADANTAKAVYQINNGQETAFKDGDQLTIGKGAPFGTTYTVTLKGTNGDGVTRTQEYTFVKKDPSSAKIIGYQNPNHWGQVNAYIYKDDGGRAIELTGSWPGKAMTKNADGIYTLTLPADTDTTNAKVIFNNGSAQVPGQNQPGFDYVQNGLYNNSGLSGSLPY
- a CDS encoding L-lactate dehydrogenase, translated to MMNKHVNKVALIGAGFVGSSYAFALTNQAITDELVVIDLNKEKAMGDVMDLNHGKAFAPQPVKTSYGTYEDCKDADIVCICAGANQKPGETRLELVEKNLKIFKGIVSEVMASGFDGIFLIATNPVDILTYATWKFSGLPKERVIGSGTTLDSARFRYMLSEYFGAAPQNVHAHIIGEHGDTELPVWSHANIGGMPVSELVKKNNAYKQEELDQIVDDVKNAAYHIIEKKGATYYGVAMSLARITKAILHNENSILTVSTYLDGQYGTDDVYIGVPAIVNRGGIAGITELNLNEKEKEHFLHSAGVLKNILKPHFAELKVN
- a CDS encoding L-lactate permease, encoding MVEQLYDPFGNEYVSALVALTPILFFLLALTVFKMKGILAAFLTLAVSFIVSVLAFHMPVEKAISSVLLGIGSGLWPIGYIVLMAVWLYKIAVKTGKFTIIRSSIAGISPDQRLQLLLIGFCFNAFLEGAAGFGVPIAISAALLVELGFKPLKAAALCLIANAASGAFGAIGIPVITGAQIGDLSALELSRTLMWTLPIISFLIPFLLVFLLDRMKGIKQTWPALLVVSGLYTAVQTLTMAVLGPELANILAALFSMGGLALFLRKWQPKEIYREEGAGEAGENKAYSTADIAKAWSPFYILTAAITIWSLPAFKALFQEGGLLYQTTLLFKMPFLHQQMMKMPPIAPSATPLDAVFKVDLLSATGTAILAAVIVTGLFSKNFSCRDAFASMKETGKELWVPIMTICFVMGFANLANFAGLSSSIGLALAKTGDLFPFVSPVLGWIGVFITGSVVSNNALFGHLQVVTGAQIGAGSDLLLAANTAGGVMAKLVSPQSIAIAAAAVGQTGKESKLFKRTVAYSLILLLIICIWTFILARLGV
- the bmr3 gene encoding multidrug efflux MFS transporter Bmr3 is translated as MDTTLAKQASTKFVVLGLLLGILMSAMDNTIVATAMGSIVADLGSFDKFAWVTASYMVAVMAGMPIYGKLSDMYGRKRFFLFGLIFFLIGSALCGIAQTMNQLIIYRAIQGIGGGALLPIAFTIIFDLFPPEKRGKMSGMFGAVFGLSSVLGPLLGAIITDAISWHWVFYINVPIGALSLFFIIRYYKESLEHRKQKIDWGGAITLVVSIVCLMFALELGGKTYDWNSIQIIGLFIVFAVFFIAFFIVERKAEEPIISFWMFKNRLFATAQILAFLYGGTFIILAVFIPIFVQAVYGSSATSAGFILTPMMIGSVIGSMIGGIFQTKASFRNLMLISVTAFFIGMLLLSNMTPETARVWLTVFMMITGFGVGFNFSLLPAASMNDLEPRFRGTANSTNSFLRSFGMTLGVTIFGTVQTNVFTNKLSDAFSGMKGSAGSGAAQNIGDPQEIFQAGTRSQIPDMILNRIIDAMSSSITYIFLLALIPIILAAVTILFMGKARVKTTAEMAKKAN